The Collimonas fungivorans Ter331 genome has a segment encoding these proteins:
- a CDS encoding formylglycine-generating enzyme family protein — translation MFRRSLRYILPAVLAFIFNLAHADGEANKPGTVFQDCTEACPKMVWLPTGSFSMGSSATESGRFGNEGPVHTVTIAYPLAVGQTDVTRGEFAQFVQETGYSAEGDCYAWEKANTFFSTEVWNVAADRSWRKPGYAQDDSHPVVCVNLADVKAYTGWLSAKTKKPYRLLTEAEWEYAARAGTTSIRYWGDDAVMTCQFANVADHSWQPTSVANKEAAFNCADNFAHSSPAASFQPNQFGLYDMLGNVWQWTSDCYTDNYAASPADGKPTMSGPCTGRTLRGGSWDFGPRFVRAARRLRTPPAFRKNQVGFRVALAVSSSAAVSSAAP, via the coding sequence ATGTTTCGACGTTCCCTGCGCTACATCCTGCCTGCGGTTTTGGCGTTTATCTTCAATCTGGCGCATGCCGACGGCGAGGCAAACAAGCCGGGCACGGTCTTCCAGGACTGCACCGAAGCCTGTCCCAAGATGGTCTGGTTGCCGACTGGCTCTTTCAGCATGGGATCAAGCGCAACGGAAAGCGGCCGCTTCGGCAATGAAGGCCCGGTGCACACGGTAACAATCGCTTATCCGCTGGCAGTTGGGCAGACCGATGTGACTCGCGGCGAATTTGCGCAGTTTGTGCAGGAAACCGGATACAGCGCGGAAGGCGATTGCTACGCCTGGGAAAAAGCCAACACGTTTTTTTCCACTGAAGTCTGGAACGTGGCTGCCGACCGCAGCTGGCGCAAGCCGGGTTACGCGCAAGACGACAGCCATCCCGTGGTCTGCGTCAACCTTGCCGATGTAAAGGCTTATACCGGCTGGCTTAGCGCCAAGACAAAAAAACCATACCGGCTCCTGACTGAGGCGGAGTGGGAATATGCGGCGCGCGCCGGCACGACGTCGATTCGATACTGGGGAGACGACGCCGTCATGACCTGCCAGTTTGCGAATGTCGCCGATCACTCCTGGCAGCCGACATCCGTCGCCAATAAAGAAGCGGCATTCAATTGCGCAGACAATTTCGCGCATTCTTCGCCGGCAGCAAGCTTCCAGCCGAACCAGTTCGGGCTGTATGACATGCTGGGCAATGTCTGGCAGTGGACTTCCGACTGTTATACCGACAACTATGCGGCCAGCCCCGCGGATGGCAAGCCGACCATGAGCGGTCCGTGCACCGGCCGTACGTTGCGTGGCGGTTCCTGGGATTTCGGACCAAGGTTCGTGCGCGCCGCACGCCGCCTGCGGACTCCGCCGGCGTTCCGCAAGAACCAGGTCGGATTCCGGGTCGCACTGGCCGTTTCTTCGTCAGCAGCTGTTTCGTCAGCGGCTCCTTGA
- a CDS encoding TonB-dependent siderophore receptor has protein sequence MANKIKSGAVTGSRVARQTRRKLLITLIAAATANMAHAQSDSDQPNKSMTGARQSGPAPAVSETALPTVTVTGAGTGADSYRRSSASIATFGDASLLDTPASISVITRGQLDDQQSRLLSEVVRNDAAVGDNYAPVGYYENFTIRGFALDLASSYQINGMSIAGEQNVALENKESVEILKGLAGLQSGMAAPGGLINYVTKRPADVRSVTLETDSRGSRYLAADIGALFGEQKQFGIRINAAHETLHSYVNDADGERNFASLAADWVITPQARLQFDAEYQHRQQRSAPGYQLLGGTAIPSNVSPDKLLGAQPWAKPVTINSLNLNLRLDLDLAPDWHAYVAASRSRVVIDDNSAFPYGCGYGSTCGEGGTPARYFSASGDFDIYDYRFPDDTRRNDQLQAVLQGRFDTGKLRHDLTLGASTFRRTVAQSDGVNEYVGSDNIYNPNPIVYAPSTATPDASYLRLDSRQKSLFAVDRLSFNPQWQLIAGARQVWVNERAFDISGAATRTTDKTLLLPQIALVYKPQADLSLYTSYSKGLTMGGQAPWWTENAYAFLAPTVSRQIEAGVKYDWRGQLSLSAAIFQMSKPYEYPMPDAGGFSYVQQGTETHRGIELSAAGQVSKQLRLTASLALIQARAEDTGTAAYDGHQAINVPRLRAALYAAYAVPEVAGLSLLGGWQYSGSKAATREGNVDVPAYHLFNAGLRYKTSWWGRSTVLRLSVDNLFDKRYWKDVGEYIGDGYLHLGAPRTARLSVQYDF, from the coding sequence ATGGCGAATAAAATTAAAAGTGGTGCAGTGACCGGCAGCCGGGTCGCGCGGCAAACCAGAAGAAAGCTGCTGATTACCTTGATTGCTGCAGCGACCGCCAATATGGCACATGCTCAAAGCGACAGCGATCAGCCGAACAAATCAATGACCGGGGCCAGGCAAAGCGGACCGGCGCCGGCAGTCAGCGAGACAGCCTTGCCGACCGTTACTGTGACCGGCGCCGGAACCGGCGCCGACAGTTATCGCAGGAGCTCGGCGTCGATCGCTACATTCGGCGACGCCTCCCTGCTTGACACGCCGGCTTCGATCTCAGTCATTACCCGCGGCCAGCTGGACGATCAGCAATCGCGCCTGTTGAGCGAGGTGGTGCGCAACGATGCCGCGGTCGGCGACAATTACGCGCCGGTCGGCTACTACGAAAACTTCACCATCCGTGGCTTCGCACTGGACCTGGCGTCCAGCTACCAGATCAACGGCATGAGCATTGCCGGCGAACAGAACGTTGCGCTGGAAAACAAAGAGAGCGTCGAAATCCTGAAGGGCCTGGCCGGCCTGCAAAGCGGCATGGCGGCGCCCGGCGGCCTGATCAACTATGTGACCAAGCGGCCGGCCGACGTGCGTTCGGTGACGCTGGAAACCGATTCGCGCGGCTCACGTTACCTGGCGGCCGATATCGGCGCCTTGTTCGGCGAGCAAAAACAATTCGGCATCCGCATCAATGCCGCCCACGAAACGCTGCATTCGTATGTGAACGACGCCGACGGCGAGCGCAATTTCGCCTCGCTGGCAGCTGACTGGGTGATCACCCCGCAGGCACGGCTGCAATTCGACGCCGAGTACCAGCATCGGCAACAACGCTCGGCGCCCGGCTACCAGCTGCTGGGCGGCACAGCCATCCCAAGCAATGTTTCGCCAGACAAGCTGCTGGGCGCGCAGCCGTGGGCCAAGCCGGTGACGATCAATTCGCTGAACCTGAACCTGCGCCTGGACCTCGACCTGGCGCCGGACTGGCATGCATATGTGGCGGCCAGCCGCAGCCGGGTGGTGATCGACGATAACTCGGCCTTCCCGTACGGCTGCGGCTACGGCAGCACTTGCGGCGAAGGCGGCACCCCGGCCCGCTATTTCAGCGCCAGCGGCGATTTCGATATCTACGATTACCGGTTCCCGGACGACACCCGCCGCAACGACCAGCTACAAGCTGTGCTGCAGGGCCGTTTCGATACCGGCAAGCTGCGCCACGACCTGACCCTGGGCGCCAGCACTTTCCGCCGCACCGTGGCGCAGAGCGACGGCGTCAATGAATACGTCGGCAGCGACAATATCTATAACCCGAACCCGATCGTATACGCGCCGTCGACAGCGACGCCGGATGCTTCCTACCTGCGCCTGGACAGCCGGCAAAAATCGCTGTTTGCGGTCGACCGCCTCAGCTTCAACCCGCAATGGCAACTGATCGCCGGCGCGCGCCAGGTGTGGGTCAACGAACGGGCGTTCGACATCAGCGGTGCGGCGACGCGCACCACCGACAAGACATTGCTGCTGCCGCAAATCGCCCTGGTCTACAAACCGCAAGCCGACCTGTCGCTGTATACCAGCTACAGCAAAGGCTTGACGATGGGCGGCCAGGCGCCGTGGTGGACCGAGAACGCCTATGCCTTCCTGGCGCCGACCGTATCGCGCCAGATCGAAGCCGGCGTCAAGTACGACTGGCGCGGCCAGCTCAGCCTGAGCGCGGCGATCTTCCAGATGAGCAAGCCTTACGAATATCCGATGCCTGATGCAGGCGGTTTCAGTTACGTCCAGCAAGGCACCGAAACCCACCGCGGGATAGAACTGAGCGCAGCCGGCCAGGTCAGCAAGCAACTGCGGCTGACGGCCAGCCTGGCCTTGATCCAGGCGCGCGCCGAAGATACCGGCACGGCGGCCTACGACGGCCACCAGGCGATCAACGTGCCGCGCCTGCGCGCCGCCTTGTACGCCGCGTATGCCGTGCCCGAGGTCGCCGGCCTGAGCCTGCTGGGCGGTTGGCAGTACAGCGGCAGCAAAGCGGCGACGCGGGAAGGCAACGTCGATGTGCCGGCCTACCATCTGTTTAACGCCGGCCTGCGCTACAAGACCAGCTGGTGGGGCCGCTCCACGGTGCTGCGCCTGAGCGTGGACAATCTGTTCGACAAGCGCTACTGGAAAGATGTCGGCGAATACATCGGCGACGGCTATCTGCACCTGGGCGCGCCGCGCACGGCGCGGCTGTCGGTCCAATACGATTTCTGA
- a CDS encoding phosphotransferase enzyme family protein produces MNEPRQDAAADNGTVLSHGMGFDVVASSWPALTLDEVARLLRHYPQAGAVTRLGWHSPRPFSSACVADTGSGPLFIKRLLREIRTVDELTDEHRFMAHLRQRGLAVSEVLQAGDGSTAHADGGWTYEVQRVGQGVDRYRDATSWTPFVSTEDAAAAGSALAKLHLAARGYDAPARSTKLLASGFTLFNTEDPQHVLERIGRYIQQRPALADYLAQRDWRQQVTQVLLPFHARLGPLLGGLAPLWTHNDWHASNLLWQAQEPPAVATVVDFGLADRTCAIYDLAIAIERNMIEWLVLPSTPPAAQRPLVHIGQLDAMLDAYEAVRPLSVLEAAALPALLPLAHVEFALSELAYFHGVQKSAENSALAYDTYFLGHAEWFGSDAGRYLLDHLQRRCDRKTRPQES; encoded by the coding sequence ATGAACGAACCAAGACAAGATGCTGCTGCGGACAATGGCACGGTGCTGAGCCACGGCATGGGTTTTGACGTGGTGGCGTCGAGCTGGCCTGCGCTGACCCTGGACGAGGTGGCGCGGCTGTTGCGCCACTATCCGCAGGCCGGCGCCGTCACGCGCCTCGGCTGGCACAGTCCGCGGCCGTTTTCCAGCGCCTGCGTGGCGGACACCGGGTCCGGTCCCTTGTTCATCAAACGCCTGTTGCGCGAAATACGGACTGTCGACGAACTGACGGACGAGCATCGCTTCATGGCGCACCTGCGGCAGCGCGGCCTGGCGGTCAGCGAGGTATTGCAAGCCGGCGACGGCAGCACCGCCCATGCCGACGGCGGCTGGACCTACGAGGTGCAGCGCGTCGGCCAGGGCGTCGACCGCTATCGCGACGCCACCTCCTGGACCCCTTTTGTCAGCACCGAAGACGCCGCAGCGGCCGGCAGTGCGCTAGCCAAGCTGCATCTTGCCGCCCGCGGCTACGACGCGCCTGCGCGCAGCACCAAGCTGCTGGCTTCCGGTTTTACCTTGTTCAATACCGAAGATCCGCAACACGTGCTGGAACGGATCGGGCGCTACATACAGCAACGGCCGGCGCTGGCCGACTATCTGGCGCAACGCGACTGGCGGCAGCAAGTGACGCAGGTGCTGCTGCCGTTCCATGCGCGCCTGGGGCCGCTGCTGGGTGGCCTGGCGCCCTTGTGGACGCATAACGACTGGCATGCATCCAACCTGCTGTGGCAAGCGCAAGAACCTCCTGCGGTGGCGACAGTGGTCGATTTCGGCCTGGCCGACCGCACTTGTGCGATCTACGACCTGGCCATCGCGATCGAGCGCAACATGATCGAATGGCTGGTTTTGCCGTCGACGCCGCCTGCTGCCCAGCGGCCGCTGGTGCATATCGGCCAGTTGGACGCCATGCTCGACGCCTATGAAGCAGTGCGGCCATTATCGGTGCTGGAAGCGGCCGCCTTGCCGGCGCTGCTGCCGCTGGCGCATGTCGAATTTGCGCTGTCGGAGCTGGCTTATTTTCACGGCGTGCAAAAATCCGCCGAGAATTCGGCGCTGGCTTACGATACCTATTTCCTCGGCCATGCCGAATGGTTTGGCAGCGATGCCGGCCGTTACCTGCTGGACCACCTGCAGCGCCGCTGCGACCGTAAAACCCGCCCACAGGAGTCTTGA
- the pnuC gene encoding nicotinamide riboside transporter PnuC produces the protein MSGLEISAVILSALAVWLTARRHLWCWPVGLVSVLLYARIFLVAKLYSDLLLQLIFAVMQLYGWWQWKRGVSDQDGQHIQPQRLPKQGLLIGLLAGAAGSVVLGYVMASFTDAHIPWLDSALTSFSLVAQFWMARKYVANWWLWIAVDIIYVGVYIYKDLDLTAGLYAAFIVLAVIGLRNWQRQLPGNHPPAAAAAL, from the coding sequence ATGTCAGGTCTGGAAATCAGTGCAGTCATATTGAGCGCTCTGGCAGTCTGGCTGACCGCGCGCCGCCATCTGTGGTGCTGGCCGGTCGGTCTGGTCTCGGTGCTGCTGTATGCGCGCATATTCCTGGTGGCTAAACTGTACTCGGACCTGTTGCTGCAGCTGATCTTCGCCGTCATGCAGCTGTACGGCTGGTGGCAGTGGAAGAGGGGCGTATCGGACCAGGATGGCCAGCATATCCAGCCGCAGCGCCTGCCGAAGCAGGGTTTGCTGATCGGGCTGCTGGCCGGCGCCGCGGGCAGCGTGGTGCTGGGTTACGTCATGGCCAGCTTCACTGACGCCCACATCCCATGGCTGGATTCGGCGCTGACCAGCTTCAGCCTGGTGGCCCAGTTCTGGATGGCGCGCAAATACGTCGCCAACTGGTGGCTGTGGATCGCGGTCGACATCATCTATGTCGGCGTGTATATCTATAAAGACCTGGACCTGACCGCAGGACTGTATGCGGCGTTCATCGTGCTGGCGGTCATCGGCTTGCGCAACTGGCAGCGGCAGCTGCCGGGAAATCACCCGCCGGCCGCCGCCGCGGCGCTTTGA
- a CDS encoding EAL and HDOD domain-containing protein → MRNDNFIVREPLLGPKQGVVGYDLTWQETGGADGEADEEDLHALLSFVADQLSDEKSGWLLGKKLLFLEASPALLNGAAIKRMPPASTVLTLKHGDLANPGAVAAVKTLRAAGYGISLRGAELSGGALPADISHLEVRFSAGDFAAQARRYAALKKSSLRMVGRPVSNWQDYDACAMLGLDAFIGKLHLTPRPGKRATGLNPAQQIIVQIMNLVAKNENLQKIEEIFKRDPGLSYELLRFINSAAFGLKTEVQSLRAALALLGYEALFQWLSLLLATASSSGYSPVLMETAIIRGRFSELLGQKYLPRGESENLFVAGIFSLLDRLLGVSMEEVLASIKLSDQVAAALLTRSGPYGPYVALAEACELNSPLVGPLASSLKISPKEVNLAHLSALAWAQKLGVPAA, encoded by the coding sequence ATGCGTAATGACAATTTCATAGTTCGAGAACCTTTGCTTGGCCCGAAACAAGGCGTGGTCGGCTACGACCTTACCTGGCAGGAAACCGGCGGCGCCGATGGCGAGGCTGATGAAGAGGACTTGCATGCGTTGCTGAGTTTCGTCGCCGACCAGTTGAGCGACGAAAAAAGCGGCTGGCTGCTGGGCAAGAAGCTGCTGTTCCTGGAAGCATCTCCGGCCCTGCTGAACGGCGCGGCGATCAAAAGAATGCCGCCCGCCAGCACGGTGCTGACGCTCAAGCACGGCGACCTGGCCAACCCTGGCGCCGTGGCCGCGGTAAAGACCCTGCGCGCTGCCGGCTACGGCATCTCCCTGCGCGGCGCCGAGCTCAGCGGCGGCGCCCTGCCCGCCGACATCTCTCATCTCGAAGTACGATTTTCCGCCGGCGATTTTGCGGCGCAGGCGCGCCGTTACGCCGCGCTGAAAAAATCGTCGCTGCGCATGGTTGGCCGGCCGGTCAGCAACTGGCAGGACTATGACGCCTGCGCCATGCTGGGACTGGATGCCTTCATCGGCAAGCTGCACCTGACGCCGCGCCCCGGCAAGCGCGCCACCGGCCTGAACCCGGCGCAGCAGATCATCGTGCAGATCATGAACCTGGTCGCCAAGAACGAGAACCTGCAAAAGATCGAAGAAATCTTCAAGCGCGATCCCGGCCTGTCCTATGAACTGCTGCGCTTCATCAACTCCGCGGCGTTCGGCCTGAAGACTGAAGTCCAGTCATTGCGCGCCGCCCTCGCCCTGCTCGGTTACGAAGCGCTGTTCCAGTGGCTGTCCCTGCTGCTGGCTACCGCCAGCAGCAGCGGCTATTCGCCGGTGCTGATGGAAACCGCGATCATCCGCGGCCGTTTCTCGGAACTGCTGGGACAAAAATACCTGCCCAGGGGCGAATCGGAAAACCTGTTTGTCGCGGGGATTTTTTCGTTGCTGGACCGGCTGCTGGGCGTCAGCATGGAGGAAGTGCTGGCCAGCATCAAGCTGTCCGACCAGGTGGCTGCGGCGTTGCTGACCCGTTCCGGACCGTATGGTCCTTATGTAGCGCTGGCAGAAGCCTGCGAACTGAATTCGCCGCTGGTCGGCCCCTTGGCCAGTTCGCTCAAGATCAGCCCGAAGGAAGTCAACCTGGCGCATCTGTCGGCGCTGGCATGGGCGCAGAAACTCGGCGTGCCGGCAGCATAA
- a CDS encoding fimbrial protein — MKQMTIAKLVAVAAAGLLSQAAFADGGTVNFNGNIVDSPCTVDPSSQNITVPLGDVSRTVFGAVAGKKSTPSKFTILLTDCGPTAKGATVTFTGTTDAIVKDDLAIANAGQVGVTAATGVAIELGDSAGTKIPVGSASGTYVLGLGNNPLKFQAAYISTSTAVTVGPANSTAQFVVAYL; from the coding sequence ATGAAACAAATGACTATCGCTAAGTTGGTTGCAGTTGCTGCTGCAGGTCTGTTGTCCCAAGCGGCCTTTGCTGACGGCGGCACCGTTAACTTCAACGGCAATATCGTTGATTCCCCATGCACAGTCGATCCATCCAGCCAAAACATCACCGTACCTCTGGGCGACGTGTCGCGCACAGTGTTCGGCGCCGTTGCCGGCAAGAAGTCGACACCATCGAAGTTCACCATCCTGCTGACCGACTGCGGCCCAACAGCCAAGGGCGCAACCGTGACCTTTACCGGCACCACCGACGCTATCGTGAAAGACGACCTGGCGATCGCTAACGCTGGCCAAGTCGGCGTGACTGCTGCAACTGGCGTGGCGATCGAGCTGGGCGACTCCGCCGGCACCAAGATCCCTGTCGGTTCGGCATCGGGCACTTACGTTCTGGGTCTGGGCAACAATCCTTTGAAGTTCCAGGCTGCCTACATCTCGACCAGCACTGCAGTGACCGTCGGTCCAGCTAACTCGACAGCGCAGTTCGTCGTTGCTTACCTGTAA
- a CDS encoding fimbrial biogenesis chaperone, translated as MLGKQFFTSAVVGGVLAFSALSAGAGVMLGGTRVILGEKDRQASIPLKNTGTAPYVVQTWIDAGEGKNKTPLLVTPPLARMDPGAENILRIVRIAGDLPSDRESVFWLNVKEIPEKSDQQNVLQVAVRTRIKVFYRPTGLAGKPDEARGLVTLSVVPGEDGKGAALRVSNPSAYNITFTGFKINGNKEQTRAGMVPPFGALDFPLTVISAPQAIEASYTTINDYGGETPEVTAKVAVGGAGSQGQQPATETAPAAGK; from the coding sequence ATGTTAGGCAAACAATTCTTCACTTCTGCGGTGGTCGGCGGCGTGCTGGCGTTCAGCGCACTGTCGGCCGGCGCCGGCGTGATGCTGGGCGGCACCCGCGTGATCCTGGGCGAGAAAGACCGACAGGCGTCGATTCCGCTGAAGAACACCGGCACTGCGCCATACGTCGTGCAAACCTGGATCGATGCCGGCGAAGGCAAGAACAAGACGCCGCTGCTGGTGACACCGCCTTTGGCGCGCATGGATCCCGGCGCGGAAAACATCTTGCGCATCGTCCGCATTGCAGGCGACTTGCCGAGCGACCGCGAATCGGTGTTCTGGCTCAACGTCAAGGAAATCCCGGAAAAATCGGATCAGCAGAACGTACTGCAAGTCGCTGTGCGCACCCGCATCAAAGTGTTCTATCGGCCGACCGGCCTGGCCGGCAAGCCTGACGAGGCGCGCGGCCTGGTCACGCTGTCGGTGGTGCCAGGCGAGGACGGCAAGGGCGCTGCGCTGCGGGTGAGCAATCCGAGCGCTTACAACATCACGTTTACCGGTTTCAAGATCAACGGCAACAAAGAGCAGACCAGGGCCGGCATGGTGCCGCCTTTCGGAGCACTCGATTTTCCGTTGACCGTTATCAGCGCGCCGCAGGCGATCGAGGCCAGCTACACCACGATCAACGACTACGGCGGTGAAACACCGGAAGTGACGGCCAAGGTCGCGGTTGGCGGCGCCGGATCGCAAGGACAGCAGCCGGCCACGGAAACCGCGCCTGCCGCAGGCAAATAA
- a CDS encoding fimbria/pilus outer membrane usher protein has protein sequence MIRLSHQRKPVRLALSAITLAVLAQVAHAQGQGGSIFNEQFLDIGGDQSRADLSLFAFGNRVLPGSYLVDVSLNESSVGQSQVNFVDNLDEAADSKSAQACITRSMLEGWGVKVEVFPVLMAAGDQCVDLAKVIPGSSISYNGEKLRLTLSIPQAAMKRQARGAITPDKWDKGINVGMLDYQFSAARYDGGNNFGGNNTGSSVNGITDFNGNPSTATSQARNTLYAGLRGGFNLGDWRFRNFSTYNRGLDGQGHWQSVTSYLQRDIAALGGQLTLGDSTTPGNFFDSFQFRGVQLASDDGMLPDSQQGYAPTIRGVAQTNARVTVRQNGFVVYSTYVAPGPFVLDDLYPTSTSGDLEVTITEADGRETKFKQAFSAVPTLLREGVWRYSATAGQYRNGLGSNVSGSKPFFMQGTVARGLGREFSLYGGLIGSEIHQSVVFGVGKNLRDFGAISADLSQAHTKGPFNQSYDGQSLRFLYAKSFENYGTSVRMAGYRYSTGGFRTFQEAAQMQDLQSGQVLNNRRSQLQLDFAQQLGSRGGSVYASAQQQSYWGTDQKTRLIQLGYSNFYKQFTYSFTYNNSTNLSGPSSRQLMVSLSMPLGDSRSYARYSATQGNDGEVSHQASVYGSALDDGRLTYNVSTTHSNRSDNSGSASASYLSQYGRFDFGRAQGSGYGQTTLGVAGGLVVHGGGVTLSQPLGETMALVEAPDAANVGFEVYPGVRTDSRGNAVLANLSPYRINRLAVRTEDLGDEVEIKNAAMDVVPTRGAVVLAKFETAIGLRLMLTLSDKSGKPLPFGARVENEQGQEMGIVGSEGQTFVTGAKDAGAFSVKWGQSAAEQCRVKYQVPVEKNPAPIRQMNAQCE, from the coding sequence GTGATCAGATTGTCGCATCAACGCAAACCGGTACGCCTGGCGCTGTCCGCGATTACGCTGGCCGTACTGGCGCAGGTGGCGCACGCCCAAGGCCAGGGCGGCTCGATATTCAACGAGCAGTTCCTGGACATCGGCGGTGATCAAAGCCGTGCCGACCTGTCCTTGTTCGCGTTCGGCAACCGGGTCTTGCCAGGCAGTTATCTGGTCGATGTCAGCCTCAATGAAAGCAGCGTTGGCCAGAGCCAGGTCAATTTTGTCGACAACCTCGACGAAGCGGCGGACAGCAAGAGCGCCCAGGCCTGCATCACCCGCAGCATGCTGGAGGGCTGGGGCGTCAAGGTAGAAGTGTTCCCGGTGCTGATGGCGGCCGGCGACCAATGCGTTGACCTGGCAAAGGTGATTCCCGGTTCCAGTATTTCTTATAATGGCGAGAAACTGCGCCTGACGCTCAGCATTCCGCAGGCCGCCATGAAGCGCCAGGCGCGCGGCGCCATCACTCCGGACAAATGGGACAAGGGCATCAATGTCGGGATGCTGGACTATCAGTTTTCGGCGGCGCGCTATGATGGTGGCAACAACTTCGGCGGCAACAACACCGGCAGCAGCGTCAACGGCATCACCGATTTCAACGGCAACCCGAGCACCGCCACCAGCCAGGCCCGCAATACCTTGTACGCCGGCCTGCGCGGCGGCTTCAACCTGGGCGACTGGCGCTTCCGCAATTTCTCGACCTACAACCGCGGCCTCGACGGCCAGGGCCACTGGCAGTCGGTGACTTCCTACCTGCAGCGCGATATCGCTGCGCTGGGCGGCCAGCTGACCCTGGGCGACAGCACCACGCCGGGCAATTTCTTCGACTCTTTCCAGTTCCGCGGCGTCCAGCTGGCGTCCGACGACGGCATGCTGCCCGACAGCCAGCAAGGTTATGCGCCAACCATCCGCGGCGTGGCGCAAACCAACGCTCGCGTCACGGTGCGCCAGAACGGCTTCGTGGTGTACAGCACCTACGTCGCACCCGGTCCTTTTGTACTGGACGATTTGTATCCGACTTCCACCAGCGGCGACCTGGAAGTGACGATTACCGAAGCGGACGGCCGCGAAACCAAGTTCAAGCAAGCGTTCTCCGCCGTGCCGACCTTGTTGCGCGAAGGCGTCTGGCGCTACAGCGCTACCGCCGGCCAATACCGCAACGGCCTGGGATCGAATGTCAGCGGCTCCAAGCCGTTTTTCATGCAGGGCACCGTGGCGCGCGGCCTGGGACGGGAATTTTCGCTGTACGGCGGCCTCATCGGTTCCGAGATCCATCAGTCCGTAGTGTTCGGCGTCGGCAAGAACCTGCGCGATTTCGGCGCCATCTCGGCGGACCTGTCGCAGGCGCATACCAAGGGACCATTCAATCAGAGCTACGACGGTCAGTCGCTGCGCTTCCTGTACGCCAAGTCGTTCGAGAATTACGGCACCAGCGTGCGCATGGCTGGTTATCGTTATTCCACCGGCGGCTTCCGTACGTTCCAGGAAGCGGCGCAGATGCAGGACCTGCAAAGCGGCCAGGTGCTCAACAACCGTCGCAGCCAGCTGCAGCTGGATTTCGCCCAGCAGCTGGGCAGCCGTGGCGGCAGCGTCTACGCCTCGGCGCAGCAGCAAAGCTATTGGGGCACGGACCAGAAGACACGCCTGATCCAGCTCGGTTATTCGAATTTCTACAAGCAGTTCACCTACAGTTTTACCTATAACAACAGCACCAACCTGAGCGGACCGTCGAGCCGCCAGCTGATGGTGTCCTTGTCGATGCCGCTCGGCGACAGCCGTTCCTACGCCCGTTACTCGGCGACCCAGGGCAATGACGGCGAGGTCAGCCATCAGGCCAGCGTCTACGGTTCGGCGCTGGATGACGGCCGCCTGACCTATAACGTATCGACGACGCATTCGAACCGCAGCGACAACAGCGGCAGCGCTTCTGCCAGCTACCTGTCGCAATACGGTCGCTTCGACTTCGGCCGCGCGCAAGGTTCCGGCTACGGCCAGACCACACTGGGTGTGGCGGGCGGCCTGGTGGTGCATGGCGGCGGCGTAACTTTGTCGCAGCCGCTGGGCGAAACCATGGCGCTGGTGGAAGCGCCGGACGCCGCCAATGTCGGCTTCGAGGTGTATCCAGGCGTCCGTACCGATAGTCGCGGCAATGCGGTGCTGGCGAACCTGAGCCCGTACCGGATCAACCGCCTGGCGGTGCGCACCGAAGACCTGGGCGATGAAGTGGAAATCAAGAACGCCGCCATGGATGTGGTGCCGACCCGCGGTGCGGTGGTGCTGGCCAAGTTCGAGACTGCGATAGGCCTGCGCCTGATGCTGACCCTGAGCGACAAGAGCGGCAAGCCGCTGCCTTTCGGCGCCAGGGTCGAGAACGAGCAGGGGCAAGAGATGGGTATCGTCGGCAGCGAGGGCCAGACCTTCGTTACCGGCGCCAAGGATGCCGGCGCATTCAGCGTCAAGTGGGGCCAGAGCGCGGCTGAACAATGCAGGGTCAAATACCAGGTGCCGGTCGAGAAGAATCCGGCGCCGATCCGTCAAATGAATGCGCAGTGCGAGTGA